The following are encoded in a window of Fusarium verticillioides 7600 chromosome 6, whole genome shotgun sequence genomic DNA:
- a CDS encoding 2-dehydropantoate 2-reductase, which translates to MADNSRVDIIFIGAGAVGCFYASRLHHPSQNIHVSLVARSNYAAIQKDGVKLLTRSFGDYTFNPDAAFPSVDAAAAAGTSSGAKRDWHYIFVTTKALPDINDDSSIIEPLVGPKSCIVLIQNGVGVEEPFRKRFPNNPIVSAVTVVSAEQTSPGTIRQNRWTRISIGPYIDGLASKDSELGRRGTESTEALCRWWTELGGIKDVDPHDEVGLQTVRWHKLCINAAMNPSAVLSGGRGNADMVADDELQRHLLGVMHEIRDAVPKILGRPFPDSMAKPEKIVESTARNKGARPSMLLDWEAGKPLELEVILGNPVRIARERGVEMPRLQSLYALLRSAQAMRKREQTKGKL; encoded by the exons ATGGCAGACAACAG CCGCGTTgatatcatcttcatcggtgCTGGCGCCGTTGGTTGCTTCTACGCTTCACGCCTCCATCAT CCATCCCAAAACATTCACGTCTCTCTCGTGGCTCGCTCTAACTATGCTGCTATTCAAAAAGACGGTGTGAAGCTTCTGACACGAAGCTTTGGTGACTACACCTTCAACCCTGATGCGGCTTTCCCTTCtgtcgatgctgctgccgctgctggcACTTCATCAGGCGCAAAGCGAGACTGGCACTATATCTTCGTGACAACCAAGGCTCTTCCAGATATCAACGATGACTCATCCATCATCGAGCCCTTGGTAGGCCCAAAATCAtgcatcgtcctcatccagAATGGTGTCGGCGTAGAGGAGCCCTTCCGCAAACGCTTCCCTAATAACCCCATCGTCAGCGCTGTTACCGTTGTTAGTGCAGAGCAAACCTCGCCTGGTACTATTCGTCAGAACCGCTGGACGCGTATCAGCATCGGACCTTACATAGATGGTTTAGCCTCGAAGGACTCGGAGTTAGGCCGTCGTGGCACAGAGTCGACTGAAGCACTGTGTCGTTGGTGGACAGAACTGGGTGGTATCAAAGACGTGGATCCCCATGATGAAGTCGGTCTTCAGACTGTGCGGTGGCACAAGCTCTGTATCAACGCAGCCATGAACCCCTCCGCTGTGCTCTCAGGTGGCCGTGGCAATGCCGACATGGTAGCAGATGACGAGCTCCAGAGACATCTACTAGGCGTGATGCatgagattcgagatgctgTGCCCAAGATCCTCGGCAGACCTTTCCCGGACAGTATGGCCAAACCTGAGAAGATCGTTGAAAGCACAGCCCGCAATAAGGGCGCAAGGCCGAGCATGCTTCTGGACTGGGAAGCAGGCAAGCCTTTAGAGCTTGAGGTGATATTGGGCAATCCTGTGAGGATTGCAAGGGAGAGAGGTGTTGAAATGCCTAGGTTGCAGAGCCTGTATGCGCTTTTGAGGTCGGCGCAGGccatgaggaagagagagcagACCAAGGGGAAGCTTTGA
- a CDS encoding casein kinase II subunit beta-1, which yields MSTSSGVPESWISSFCSLLGHEYFAEVSEEFIEDDFNLTGLQSQVAMYKEALEMILDVEPEDDEEEEEEEEEEDENESDPERLTRAASERRHHRMASDLSVIESSAEMLYGLIHQRFICSRAGIQQMSEKYELGHFGCCPRTNCDQARTLPVGLSDIPGEDTVKLFCPSCLDVYVPPNSRFQTVDGAFFGRTFGSLFLLTFPEYDLTKRGIEVLSSTSSRVNEGDGLINGMYAKNIGPGLGRERIYEPRIYGFRVSERARSGPRMQWLRERPSDINELDEARLYAEQNPDSEDDDENSGQAGVNGRVMVRRRPPGNARLRQRQNNNGSPMALSTNGAESEL from the exons ATGTCGACCTCTTCGGGCGTCCCCGAGTCCTGGATATCCAGTttctgctctcttctcggCCATGAATACTTTGCCGAAGTCTCGGAAGAGTTTATCGAGGACGACTTCAACCTGACTGGTCTGCAGTCCCAGGTTGCCATGTATAAGGAAGCATTGGAG ATGATCCTGGATGTGGAACCagaggacgacgaggaagaggaagaagaggaggaggaagaggacgagaaCGAGTCAGACCCAGAACGCTTGACTAGAGCAGCCAGCGAGCGGAGGCACCACCGCATGGCCAGCGACTTGTCCGTCATCGAGTCGTCTGCCGAGATGCTGTACGGCCTCATTCACCAACGCTTTATCTGCTCCAGGGCTGGCATCCAGCAGATGAGTGAAAAGTACGAACTAGGCCATTTTGGCTGCTGCCCCAGGACAAACTGTGACCAAGCTCGCACTCTGCCTGTCGGTCTCTCCGATATCCCCGGCGAGGACACggtcaagctcttctgcCCTTCATGTTTAGACGTTTACGTCCCACCCAACAGCCGTTTCCAAACCGTTGACGGCGCCTTCTTTGGTCGTACTTTCGgctctctctttctccttaCTTTCCCAGAATATGACCTTACTAAGCGCGGTATCGAAGTGCTGTCATCCACCAGCTCTCGTGTTAACGAAGGcgatggtctcatcaacggcatgTACGCAAAGAATATTGGCCCTGGTCTAGGCCGTGAGCGTATATACGAGCCTCGCATTTATGGTTTCCGCGTTTCTGAGAGAGCCCGCTCTGGCCCCAGGATGCAGTGGCTGCGTGAGCGCCCCTCAGATATTAACGAGCTCGACGAAGCCCGTCTCTATGCAGAACAAAACCCTGACTcggaggatgacgacgagaacaGCGGCCAAGCTGGTGTGAATGGCAGAGTTATGGTTCGTCGACGCCCTCCTGGAAACGCTCGCCTTCGCCAGAGGCAGAACAACAATGGTAGCCCCATGGCTCTGTCCACTAATGGAGCTGAATCCGAGTTGTAG
- a CDS encoding 2-dehydropantoate 2-reductase translates to MCICHSRVDIIFIGAGAVGCFYASRLHHPSQNIHVSLVARSNYAAIQKDGVKLLTRSFGDYTFNPDAAFPSVDAAAAAGTSSGAKRDWHYIFVTTKALPDINDDSSIIEPLVGPKSCIVLIQNGVGVEEPFRKRFPNNPIVSAVTVVSAEQTSPGTIRQNRWTRISIGPYIDGLASKDSELGRRGTESTEALCRWWTELGGIKDVDPHDEVGLQTVRWHKLCINAAMNPSAVLSGGRGNADMVADDELQRHLLGVMHEIRDAVPKILGRPFPDSMAKPEKIVESTARNKGARPSMLLDWEAGKPLELEVILGNPVRIARERGVEMPRLQSLYALLRSAQAMRKREQTKGKL, encoded by the exons ATGTGCATCTGTCATAGCCGCGTTgatatcatcttcatcggtgCTGGCGCCGTTGGTTGCTTCTACGCTTCACGCCTCCATCAT CCATCCCAAAACATTCACGTCTCTCTCGTGGCTCGCTCTAACTATGCTGCTATTCAAAAAGACGGTGTGAAGCTTCTGACACGAAGCTTTGGTGACTACACCTTCAACCCTGATGCGGCTTTCCCTTCtgtcgatgctgctgccgctgctggcACTTCATCAGGCGCAAAGCGAGACTGGCACTATATCTTCGTGACAACCAAGGCTCTTCCAGATATCAACGATGACTCATCCATCATCGAGCCCTTGGTAGGCCCAAAATCAtgcatcgtcctcatccagAATGGTGTCGGCGTAGAGGAGCCCTTCCGCAAACGCTTCCCTAATAACCCCATCGTCAGCGCTGTTACCGTTGTTAGTGCAGAGCAAACCTCGCCTGGTACTATTCGTCAGAACCGCTGGACGCGTATCAGCATCGGACCTTACATAGATGGTTTAGCCTCGAAGGACTCGGAGTTAGGCCGTCGTGGCACAGAGTCGACTGAAGCACTGTGTCGTTGGTGGACAGAACTGGGTGGTATCAAAGACGTGGATCCCCATGATGAAGTCGGTCTTCAGACTGTGCGGTGGCACAAGCTCTGTATCAACGCAGCCATGAACCCCTCCGCTGTGCTCTCAGGTGGCCGTGGCAATGCCGACATGGTAGCAGATGACGAGCTCCAGAGACATCTACTAGGCGTGATGCatgagattcgagatgctgTGCCCAAGATCCTCGGCAGACCTTTCCCGGACAGTATGGCCAAACCTGAGAAGATCGTTGAAAGCACAGCCCGCAATAAGGGCGCAAGGCCGAGCATGCTTCTGGACTGGGAAGCAGGCAAGCCTTTAGAGCTTGAGGTGATATTGGGCAATCCTGTGAGGATTGCAAGGGAGAGAGGTGTTGAAATGCCTAGGTTGCAGAGCCTGTATGCGCTTTTGAGGTCGGCGCAGGccatgaggaagagagagcagACCAAGGGGAAGCTTTGA